TGCCACCAGGACGACTATGTCGAACTGACGCTGGTCAACCCGGCAAGCAACGAACTGGAACACAACATCGACTTCCACGCCTCCACGGGCGCATTGGGCGGCGGCGGCCTGACCCACATCACCCCGGGTGAAGAAGTCGTTCTGCGCTTCAAGGCAACCCGCGCCGGCGTCTTTGTCTATCACTGCGCGCCCGGCGGCTCCATGATCCCCTATCACGTCGTCCACGGCATGAATGGCGCCATCATGGTATTGCCGCGCGACGGCCTGAAAGACGGCCAGGGCCGCCCGCTGAAATATGATCGCGCCTACTATGTCGGCGAGCAGGATTTCTACCTGCCGAAGGATGCAAACGGCGAATACAAGAAATATGCAACCGCATCCGAAGACTATGGCGACTGCATGGAATCCATGGCGACACTGACGCCAAGCCACCTGGTCTTCAATGGTCGCGTCGGCGCATTGACCGGTGACAATGCCATGAAGGCAAAAGTCGGTGAAAACGTCCTGATCATCCACTCCCAGGCAAACCGCGACACCCGTCCGCACCTGATCGGCGGCCATGGTGACTATGTCTGGCCGACGGGTTCCTTCCAGGACGTTCCGGCAACGAACCTGGAGACCTGGCATATCGCAGGCGGTTCCGCTGGTGCGGCACTCTACAAATTCCGCCAGCCGGGCATCTACGCCTATGTGAACCACAACCTCATCGAGGCCGTCGTCAAAGGGGCCACCGCGCATTTCAGCGTCGATGGCAAATGGGACGACAACCTGATGACCCAGGTATCCAAACCGCGCGCGATCACCTCGTGACCGGCGTATAGCAATCTACCGCAGTGGAGAATAGGGTCATGTGGCGCAAGGCAAGTCTGTATATCGGCGGGGTAGCGGCCTTAACGGCAATCGCAATCACCACAGCCTCAGCCGTACTGGACAACAAGCCTGGCGCCACTGACCTTCTTCCCAACCTTGAAATGGTCGCGGTAAAGTCAGGTTCCTATAACCTGACTATTGCCGTTGCCGGTGCTTTTGGCATCGACTATATGTCCCGCCCTGCAAAGATCGCCAGTGACTTTGAAATCAGCCGCTATGAAATCACCATTGCCCAATGGAACCGCTGTTATCAGGCAGGCGGCTGTCCTCATGCCGCCAAGACCCGCAGCTATCAGACAGACGACCAGCCGGTCACCAATGTAAACTGGCTCGAGGCCTTTCAATTCACACGCTGGCTGTCCAGCGTTACCGGCGAAAGCTACCGCCTTCCCACGGAAGAGGAATGGGCCTATGTCGCCTTCTCCGGGACCGATGTCACGCGGGAAAAGCTTGAAAAATGGTCCTTTGAACGAAACATCACGACAACGATCGGCACCAGCCGCATGCGAAAGATCGGCGCTTTCGGCCAAACGCCCTGGGGCGTGTCGGATGTGAAAGGCAATGTCTGGGAATGGACCATGACATGCTGGTTCAATTCCGACATTGAAAACAAACATGCCCGTTCCATCAAGGAACTTGAAGACCCTGAGCTTTGCGCCAACCGCGTTGTCCAGGGGATCGAACGCGGCCATGTTCCCTTCTTCGTCGGCGAAACCTATAGCGGCGGCTGCAGTACGGGCCGTCCCATCGACAATATCGGCTTTCGCATCGTACGCGAGCTGTAAGCCTCAACCCCCGCTACATCATTTTCAGCATTATACGTAACCGGTGGAACCGCTTGTGACGGGTGCTTTCCCGCCGACCTTGCGGCGATGGCTGATGGCCCGCTTCAGGATCAACAGCCCATGGCTCAACAGAAGCAGGGCCGATGCGCTGCCGATAAGGCTCGCCGCCCAGAGCAAGGGCAGATTTTTGAAGACACAGGCCGCCGTCACCAACACCAGTGCCGTCGTATGACAGCCGAGTTGGGCCCAAGGCACCCATTTAGCGGAAAGGGCGGTGACCAAGGCAGGCTGGCGACAGTAATGGACGGTATACATCGCCGCCAGGAAAGGCAGAATCCGGGCAATAACGGCCACCACAAAGCTGAGCAGCCAGCCGTAAAAGGCCAGGACAGCGAAAACAGACAGCCAATCCTCTCCCAGCAGTCCAAGCAGCCCGGCAATGGCAGTCAGGAGAGAAGCTGCAAGACCGCCCCAGGACAAACGACAGAGAAAGGCCGTATCCATGCCTTTACGCCGCATTCGCCCCTTCAACACCCCTTCCATGTGAAAAACATGCAGGCCAGCAACAATGAAGGCGAGGAAGGATGCACCCAGCAGGGCAAGGTTGTTCTCTGTCACGATCCCGCCCAGGGCGACCAGGAGGCTGACGACAGATAATGCGATTACAGGCTGTCCAATCCTGGTTCCCCGCGGCCTTGCCAGAAAAACCATCGGCAGGACGAAGGGGCTGAAACCAAGGACCAGAAAGCCCATGAAGCCATAGGTGGCAAGCAGCCCATGAACCGGGCCGGCAATGTCCGGTCGGTCCAGCCAGGGATAGACATAATTGAACCCTATGCCTGCCCCAACAGCCAGGGCCAACCCCATGCAGGCCAGCGCCAGCACGGTGCCGAGCCGTGTTTCGGGATAGTGATGGAAGTCACCATGCCGCAAGATCGGCACCAGCAATCCTATGAACAGAATGATACCGATGGCGGTCAACGCCGCGCCTGCGGCCAGGGGAAGGGTCATATATGTGCCAAGGCCGAAAATCTGCAGGCTCTGCCCCGATGCGATCAACGCAAAAACCGTCCAGCCACCGCCTGTGCGGGGTGGCTGGCATTGGCACAACACGGGTAGCATCTGGAAGCAGGCCCCGATTGCAATCGGCAGCAGCGTACCACCGGTCATCGCGTGCAGGGCCGCAAAGGCCGGGCCCGGCCCGATCGTGGCAAAGAGTGCATCCTCCCCCGCCACTCCCAACAGGACCCAGGCCACCAAATGCCCGACCAGCCCCAATCCGAAGAAAGAACAGATCAGGGCGGGGCGGTTCAGGGAGGGTCCAATATTGGACAGGGGAATTGACGTCACGAAAGGGTATCTCTTGTCAAACGCAGGATGGATTCATTCGGTTGGTCGGTCACCAACTGCCATTGAACATGGCGCTCTTCCAGTTCGGGCAGCAGGTGCACCGGAAAATGCGGTGTGTGTACGAAGACCGCTCCCTCATGCGCGCCGCTGTCCAGAAACTCCAGAATCGCGATCATCGGCATGGGGGGTGGCATCTGCCGGACATCCATATGCAGTTCCTCGCCCTCAAGCCAGAAACGCTCTCCTTCATCACTGTCGAGGGTCTCGGAGGGGCGTATTCCACCCTCGTCCGCCGCAGCCCTTCGAACACGCAATATCGTCTTTCCCGTGCAATCCTCGGACGTCCAGCAGTCATAGCCGCCGCGTTCCAGGGCACGGATCAAGGGCGACGGGTCGAAGGACGAGCGCAAAACCCCTCCTCCGTCCGCACCAAGATCGGCCAGGTGGTCCTGTACGATCGTCAGGGGAAACTCTCCGGCCCGCAACAAGGCGTCCGCGTCCAGATCGAATGCCGGCGCGGTATCTACTTGGCTCACCCAGTCGGGTTTTGGGACATGTCGCGTATCAGTCATACGCAATAGCTTAGCGCCCGACAGGGTCTTTTGCTTTGTCTTACGTC
The Aestuariispira ectoiniformans genome window above contains:
- a CDS encoding cbb3-type cytochrome c oxidase subunit I — its product is MTSIPLSNIGPSLNRPALICSFFGLGLVGHLVAWVLLGVAGEDALFATIGPGPAFAALHAMTGGTLLPIAIGACFQMLPVLCQCQPPRTGGGWTVFALIASGQSLQIFGLGTYMTLPLAAGAALTAIGIILFIGLLVPILRHGDFHHYPETRLGTVLALACMGLALAVGAGIGFNYVYPWLDRPDIAGPVHGLLATYGFMGFLVLGFSPFVLPMVFLARPRGTRIGQPVIALSVVSLLVALGGIVTENNLALLGASFLAFIVAGLHVFHMEGVLKGRMRRKGMDTAFLCRLSWGGLAASLLTAIAGLLGLLGEDWLSVFAVLAFYGWLLSFVVAVIARILPFLAAMYTVHYCRQPALVTALSAKWVPWAQLGCHTTALVLVTAACVFKNLPLLWAASLIGSASALLLLSHGLLILKRAISHRRKVGGKAPVTSGSTGYV
- a CDS encoding formylglycine-generating enzyme family protein, coding for MWRKASLYIGGVAALTAIAITTASAVLDNKPGATDLLPNLEMVAVKSGSYNLTIAVAGAFGIDYMSRPAKIASDFEISRYEITIAQWNRCYQAGGCPHAAKTRSYQTDDQPVTNVNWLEAFQFTRWLSSVTGESYRLPTEEEWAYVAFSGTDVTREKLEKWSFERNITTTIGTSRMRKIGAFGQTPWGVSDVKGNVWEWTMTCWFNSDIENKHARSIKELEDPELCANRVVQGIERGHVPFFVGETYSGGCSTGRPIDNIGFRIVREL
- a CDS encoding DUF2249 domain-containing protein translates to MTDTRHVPKPDWVSQVDTAPAFDLDADALLRAGEFPLTIVQDHLADLGADGGGVLRSSFDPSPLIRALERGGYDCWTSEDCTGKTILRVRRAAADEGGIRPSETLDSDEGERFWLEGEELHMDVRQMPPPMPMIAILEFLDSGAHEGAVFVHTPHFPVHLLPELEERHVQWQLVTDQPNESILRLTRDTLS
- the nirK gene encoding copper-containing nitrite reductase, which translates into the protein MTDKIATEQQGVSRRTLLKGTTVAAGIGLVGSGLISQANAATAPTDIDSLPRVKQKLVAPPFVPEHDQVAKGGPKVVEVRMVIEEKKTVVDDDGNETWVFSYEGTVPGPLIVCHQDDYVELTLVNPASNELEHNIDFHASTGALGGGGLTHITPGEEVVLRFKATRAGVFVYHCAPGGSMIPYHVVHGMNGAIMVLPRDGLKDGQGRPLKYDRAYYVGEQDFYLPKDANGEYKKYATASEDYGDCMESMATLTPSHLVFNGRVGALTGDNAMKAKVGENVLIIHSQANRDTRPHLIGGHGDYVWPTGSFQDVPATNLETWHIAGGSAGAALYKFRQPGIYAYVNHNLIEAVVKGATAHFSVDGKWDDNLMTQVSKPRAITS